Within the Dolichospermum compactum NIES-806 genome, the region AATTCCTTAGAACCAAATAATACACCCGGATCAAGATTACCCTGTACTTTGACGTGCTTACCTAATCTAGCTCTGGCATCTGCCATATCTACTGCCCAGTCTACAGTAATGATATCTGCACCAGAAGCAGGCATTCTTTCCAAAAGTCCGGCACTACCTGTCACCAACAAAATTAATGGTGTGTCAGGATGAGTCGCCTTTACCTTTTCAAACACCATTTTTTGATAAGGTAGAGCAAAGGTATCATAATCTTGAGGGCTTAATTGTCCTGCCCAAGAATCGAACATCTGTACTACTTGAGCGCCACAATCAATTTGATAGCGGACATAATCAGCGATAGAATCAGCTAATTTAGTGAGTAGCTGATGGAGAATTGTCGGATCTGAGAAAGCCATGTTTTTGATGATGGAATAGGTTTTAGAACCCTTACCTTCCACCGCATAAGCTGCTAATGTCCAAGGTGCGCCGACAAAGCCTAACACCGTTGATTGATTACCCACTTCCTGCCGTAATGCTTGCAAAATCGTTTTGATAAACGGCAGTGCTGTTTCTGGATCTAAGGAATGCAGTTGATCAACTTGTTGTTTAGTGCGTATGGGCGAATAAATAATCGGTCCCTTTCCTTCCGCAATATCCATATCAATCCCCATTCCTGGTAAGGGGGTGACAATATCGGAAAACAAAATTACTCCATCGGGTTGAAACGCTCTCCAGGGTTGGAGGGAAACTTCGATCGCCACTTCAGGAATTTCCGAGCGATCGCGGAATGAAGGATATTTATCCCGTAAATCCCGGTAAGCTTTCATGTAGCGTCCCGCTTGTCGCATCATCCATACAGGAGGACGATCTACTTGTTCACCACGAGCAGCCCGAAGGAGGAGAGGAGCCGTTAAGGAAACACCCATTTAACACTTCGTCCTAAGTCACTTTTATATTTCACCATTTAGCTTACCATCCTCAGATTCCTCTTGATCTACCTATCTATACAGGTCTTAAGGTTGCTTGACTTAACTTAACAAAACGTTATGGTTTCCCTGATGAATGGAGAAAAGAATCAGGTAACTGGGTGAATAAGCTATAGCGGTATGCACTTGCATGAGATACAGTCAGCAAATCGTAAGGTAGGGGTTTCCCCGCCCTCAATCACATTGCATCAAGCGTGATAACTGCTATAGGACGCATTTAAGTTTGATTTAGTGAAGTTAGAAAATAAACCATTCTCAAAATTACATACAGCAGAATTCAGGAGTCAGAATAGATAAGAAATATGAATAAAACTTGACTAAGCAACCTTTTTATTCATTTTTAAGCGACAATAGAAACATAAGAAAATAGAGTTAAGTAGGTGGGCGTTAAAAATTGTTGTTGGGGCAAGGGAACAGGGAACTCTTAACTGGGAACAGGAAGAGAGTTTTGAGTGATTTTACTTTTCTTCACATACCTTTAAATTTTTCTGTTCACCTACTTAGAAAAAACAACTAGTTAAGCACTAGCTACGTGGAGGTGGAATATGACAACCCAAGATTTGCTCATCCCTCATGCTTATGCGTATCTGCTCGTAAAAATTAGTGTCTTAGTTTTAGCATTGTTGCTGTGGTTTGTGTTTACAGCCGCACCCGTTATTTAATTACATTCACAACGTAGAGATGTTGAAGAAAACGTCTCTATTTTATGGACATTAGCGATGAATATCTTTTTGGAAATTAACAGAATTAGTCAGCCAACCCCGTCGCCAAAAAAAGTATATCAGACTCATAGCAATTAACGCCATTACCCCTAAACATAGCGGGTAGCCCCAATACCAATTTAATTCCGGCATATTGTGGGGTGATTTTTCGGTATTGAAATTCATCCCATATACTCCAGCAATAAAAGTCAAAGGAATAAAAATAGAAGAAACCACCGTTAGCAACTTCATAATTTCATTCATTTTATTACTAATTGCCGATAAATACACATCCATTAAACCAGCCACTAATTCTCGATAAGTTTCCACTATATCCATAACTTGGACTGCATGATCATAACAATCTCGCAGATATATTCTCACATCATCACTAATTAATTCACTACCATCTCTAATTAAAGAATTAATTGCATCTCTTTGTGGCCAAATTGCGCGGCGAAGTTGTAATAATTCCCGCCGAATTTGATATATTTTTTGCAATGTTTTCTGACTAGGATTAACGATTACTTCCTCTTCTAAATCATCAATCCGTTCGCCATAAAGTTCTAAAACTGGGAAAAATCCATCAATAATTGCATCTAATAAAGAATAAGCTAAATAATCACTACCTTGTCTGCGGATAATACCTTTATTTTTATCAATTCTCATCCTCACACCATCAAAACAATCATGTTCCGGTTCTTCCTGGACTGTCAAAACATAATATTTGCCTAAAACTAAACTTACTTGTTCACTATAAAAACTGCCATTATTAGGATTAGGTACAACCATGTGGGCAATAATCACTAATTGTTCTTCATAATCCTCAATTTTTGGACGTTCTACCATATTGACAATATCTTCCAAAATCAGAGGATGTAAATCAAAAGTTTGACCTAAACGATGTAAAATATCTTTACTACCTAAACCTTGAACATCAACCCAAGAAACGGATTCTGTATCCAAATAATTAAGACATTCTTCTGGATAACTGATTTGTTTATGAATGAGATCAGTTTGATTATAGTCAATTAAAAAAATGATTGGTTGTTCTGCATTTTCATCAACAATGATTGTTCCTGGTGGAGTTCCTGCTTGATGAAAAAACTCCTTATCGTGTGACTTATTGATAACTTTGGAAACCCGGCGAATTTTCCTAATCATAAATTCTTAACCTACAGATATTAGTGATTAAAATTTTAACTCATATAATATAATACTTCTATCTTATAGTATTTCTTAATCTAATGAAAGACAAATTTATCTGCGTTCATCTGCGTTTATCATCTTGCATCTGCGGTTAATTTTGCAGATTTTGCATAATGGAAATGGGAATTTAGATATACAAATAAAATAAAAATATGCTTATGCAACCAAATCAGCAAACATTTTGGTTAATTGAAACTGAAGCAAAACCATTGCAGCAGATTATAGGTGGTGGTTTTATTTTACCAGATGGACAGGTAGCGATCGCTAGAATTTTACCAAATTCCAGTTACGTCACCTTTCCATCTCTAGCATCCTTTCAACAACTGCAAAATCAAAGAGGGAGAACATTAGTATTTGGAGAAAACTCACGAGATAATTATCATCTACAAAGCTTTAAACTAGTAAGAGATCAAGATGTAACAGGTATCAGCGGTACTGGTATAGTTGCCATAGGATGTTATTTTCAACTTTTCCATCAAGATATTAGTCAAAATTCTGCTAATATTGCAGTTATGCAATGGTTGAAAGCACCTAAATCCACAGCCTGGTATACTCAAGGATGGGAACAAATTATATTAATTCATGGACATAAAGGTAAAACCAAAATTATTGTAGATTAAATATCCCCTATTCCAGAAATCTTCCATTTATGAATACTAGTGAAAATCTCATCTTAGTTGTCGGTTCTACCGGTGGAGTTGGACAACTTGTAGTTAGTAAACTCTTAGAAAAAGGCTTACCAGTTCGTATTCTCACCAGAGATGCCGAAAAAGCCGCAAAAATGTTTAATAACAAAGTAGAAATTGCAATTGGTGATATTTGTAAACCCAGCACATTGACAGCAGCAATGGCAAACATTACCGCCATCATTTGTTGTACAGGAACTACTGCTTTCCCCTCTGCAAGATGGGAATTTAATCAAACCCCCAACATTATTGAATTGGGAATCGCTGCATTTAATCCCCAATTCCTAGAAGATAAAGCCAAAAATACCCCCACTAAAGTTGATACACAGGGTGTAATTAATCTTATATCAGCAGCACCAAAAAACCTAAACCGCTTCGTATTTGTTTCTTCCTGTGGGATTCTGCGTAAACATCAATTTCCATTTAATATTCTGAATCTTTTTGGTGTACTTGACGCTAAAGAAAAAGGAGAACAAGCCATTATTAATTCGGGAATCCCTTATACTATTATTCGTCCCGGACGTTTAACCGATGGACCATATACATCCTATGATCTCAATACCTTACTCAAAGCCACAAGTGGAGGTAAATTAAACATCATTTTCGGAACAGGAGACACAATTTCCGGTGATACCAGCCGCATTGATGTAGCTGCAACCTGTGTAGAAAGTTTATTTTATCAAAGTTCTGTGAACAAAGTTTTTGAAATAGTCAATCAAGGAAATCGACCGACTATAATTGATTGGCAAAATCTTTTTTCACAATTATAAAAAAGAGAGCAAAAACATGAAATTGAATAAATTTAAAACCCCACTTCTGTTAATATTAGCTAGTTTCGTCTGTTCACCAGCAGGTTATACTCAAACACCAGAATCACAAACATCTCAACTATCGGAAGAAGTTACTAAATTATCGGGAAGTGCTGTAATGATTTTTTAGCCTTAACCGAACAGCATTAAAATAGATGTAATCTAAAAAAACTTCAAAGAATCTAATCTTCCCAGAATAGTCATATCTTCAGCATCTAATTCTACAGGAATACCACTGCGAATTAGTTCGGAAAAATCCTCATTGGGGACCATAATTGTTAAGGCATAAAGACGGTTTTCACCAGTATTTTTAATCAAATGTGTACCTGTAGGTGGTACTAATAAACTATCTCCAGCTTTGATGTTTACGGTTTTTCCATCACAAATTGCGATGCCTTCTCCTTTGAGGATAAAAAACATTTCTACAGCCCATTGATGCCGATTTGGTGGTGTTTGTCCACCGACATCAAAGATTTCTATACAACAAGTTAAAGAAGTATTTGCACTTGCTGAATCAAAGATAATTGCTAATCGGTTAGAGTCATGGGGACTAATCCGATATGCTTGATAATCTTTGGGAGATTTAATAATGGGAATTACACAACGAGTATCGTACATAGTAGGAATGGGTAATTGGTAATTGGTAATTGGTGATTGGTAATTGGTGTTTTCTACCCAACTTAAATTAATTATTAATTGCGGTTATAATTGCCGAAGAATCAGTTACAAAACCGAAACATTGCTGGACATTATATAAAGTTGCTAACCAACAATATTCCGGTGAAGTTGTCGCCGTACAATCCTTGACTAAAATACAGTCATATCCTAAAAAATTGGCATCACACAAAGTTGATAAAACACATTGATCAGCATTTACACCAGCAAATAAGATTGTAGTTATACCCAAATTTCGCAAAATACTGTCCAAAGGTGTATCCCAAAATCCACTCATCCGATACTTATCAACCTGGATGTCTTCTGGTAGCTGTTCTAGTTCTTCCACCACAGCAGCAGCCCAACTGCCCTGCATTAGCACCTGAGAACCGTTGCTGGGCAGGGGATCACCTAATCCGACACCTGCCCCTGTGGGGTTGTATACGTGCAATAAACCGGCGCTTATATTTAGTAAATCTGGACGATTTCCCCAATTTAGCCAAATTATAGGTATACCAGCAGCCCGCAATTGTGGTAATAATTGTTGCAGAGGGGCAATCGGTTGACGGGCAGGGTTAACATCTACACCAATATGTGCTAACCAACCATCAGGATGACAAAAATCGTTTTGCATATCAATAACTATGATAGCAGCTTTGGATAAGTCGCAACGGAGGGTTTTAGTTTCTGTTGCTAAAATGGCTGGTTGTGGAGTCTTTTGAGGACGGGTAATATCTGCAAATGTCTGATTTACTTGCCAGTTATTTGGTGCAAATCCTAATTTCTGAGTGGGTAGATTCATAAATGCCAATTCTCGATATCGTTTTTTACGTTGTAGCTTAAAATTATGTTAATAGATCAATTACTTAATTAAGGTTAAAATCATGAACTTTACAATTAAGAATACTTTAATTAGCGTTGCTGATAGTTACGTAACTACAGATGTACAGGTTGTAGACGGTAAAATCACCGCTATTACCCCTAATTTAGAAATAATTGATACAGAAATTAATGGGGATAACAAACTGCTGCTGCCTGGTTTTTTTAATGCCCATACCCATTCTTCGGAAATGTGGCAACGAGGAGTAATTCCTCCTTTACCTCTTGAATTATGGTTAGCACATTTATATGATTTTACTCCTTTAAATACAGAACAAGTTTATCTTAGTGCTTTGGGAACGGCAGTAGAAACTTTACTTTCTGGAGGAACAAGTGTAGTAGATCATTTAGTATTAATTCCTGGGCAGGAATTAGAAACTATTGCTACAGCAGTTCGCGCTTATCAAGAAGTAGGCATCCGGGCTTTTATTGCCCCTCTAATTCAAGATGAATCTTTGAGTATGGGCATACCTAATGGAGAATCACAAGCAAATCATGAACCTTATTTTCGTTCGCTGGGGGAAACTTTAGCAATTATGGAAGCAGCGGTAAAACAATTTCATCAACCAGAGGCAGGAATTAATATTTTAGTTGCCCCGACAGGGATTCAATTATGCAGTGATGATTTATTTATAGGATGTATCGCATTAAGTAATAAGTATGATCTTTGTCGTCATACCCATTTATTAGAAACTAAAGCCCAGGAAAAACTGGCTGAAGAAAAATATGGTTGTACTGCGGTTCAACATTTACAGGAAATTGGGTTTTTGAACAGTTGCACAACTTTAGCCCATTGTGTATGGTTAAAGGAATCTGATATTAATATTCTTGCCCAAACACAATCTACGGTCGTTCACAATCCTTTAAGTAACCTCCGTTTAGGCAGTGGTATTGCCCCAATTCTCAAATATATTCAAGCGGGTGTTAATGTGACTTTTGGTTGTGATGGTGCTTCTAGTAATGACTCCCAAGACTTGTTGGAAGCTATTAAAATTGGTTCGATTTTACATAATCTGACAGAACCAGATTATCAATACTGGATTACACCCCGTCAAGCTGTAAAAATGGCATCTTTAGGGGGTGCAAAAGGTTTAAATATAGAAGATGAACTTGGTTCTCTTGCTGTTGGTAAAAAAGCTGATTTAGTTTTATATGATCTCAATAATTTGTCATTACTTCCCCGCACAGATCCTATTGGTTTATTAGTTTTAGGTCGTCCGGTTAATGTTATTAATAGTGCTTGGGTAAATGGTAAGCAAATTATTAGTAATGGAAAAATTACTACAATTAATATTGATGAACTGCGACAAGAATTATTTAACCGCAGTCACTGGGAAACACAGCCTAAATCAGCTAATGTAGATAAATTAGCACCTCGTTATCGGCAAGTTATGGGATTAAATTAATGTTAAGTTAAGCAAAATAATTGAGGGCGGGGTTTCCCCGCCCATACAGAGCAATTTCATCACCTAACTTGCAGGTAGGTGAGGGTGGTATGAAGTCAAGTAACTAGTACAGCACGGCGTAAATAAATCAACCATTCTTAATCGCCAAAAAGCTTGCCCAATATTGCTTTTGACTTTTGACGAACGCCTTGCGGTATTAGTACAGGTCGGCGGAAATAAACAGACCATTCCAAATCGCTGGAAAGATGATTATATATTCGTTTTGACTTTTGACCTTTGACTTTTGACTTCCGCCCTGCGGTGCTAGGGTTTTTTATCGGTCTTGACAGTAGCTTCTACTTTGACATTTTTTACGCCAGGTATTGCTTTAATAAAAGTTTCCGCCTGTGTGATTTCTTTTTGAGAAGTTGCTGTTCCTTTGAGGATAATTTCACCGTCTTTGTTGGTTACTTCTAACTTGTTTCCGGGTAAAACTGCTTTCAGTTTTTTGCTAATTTCGGTTTTTAAGTCGGTTGTGGATTTAGAAGTTGCAGTAGGAGTTGCGGTAAGAGTTGTCGTAGGAGTTGCGGTAGGAGTTGCGGTAGAATTATCTATGATTCTGGTGGTATCAGAAGCGGGTTTGGCTGGAACAACGGGGGTTGTGGTGCTAGTACCAGTAGTTTCTGAACCTGTTTTTGGTGCTTCTTGACAACCAACCATGCCAGCTACTAAAACGCCACTAACTAGAAAAGGAATGAGCTTTTTCATGTTGATTTCCAAAGTTGAATACTTGAAGTGATGGATTTTACTGTGAGTGATACCCAGGAGCAAATCTTAAAGAAGAATTAAATTTCTACAACCAAAAGTCATGAACCAAACATCCAGATAACTGACGGAATGACAACTTTCCAATAACTAAATTAAAACGCTTTTATTGAAAAGAGCCAATTTAATTGTACTCATGGCTATCGAATATTAACGGTTTGATGCTCACAGGTAGCCACTATCTATATATTCTCTATCTTAAAGACTCAGCCGCATCTTTTTTGGGATTGCTAATTGGGGACTAGGGACTAGTACCGCAAAGCGGAAGTCAAAAGTCAAAGATAATATTGAGCAAGCTTTTTGGCGATTGAGAATGGTTGGTTTATTTACGCAGTGCTGTACTAGGTAATTTTATTCTGACAACTGACAACTGACAACTGACAACTGACAAAGAGAGGATATTGCACCTTGAAGGTTCGGTTATACCACTTTCTATCTTTACCCCAATGACGATAATCTCGTGGATGTAGAGTGCAAATGTCTAATATAACCACCATTAGCTGCTGAAGCAATCAAGAGGTTAAAACCTGTGTACGAATGGATTTTGCCGAGTCTCAAGGAAGTTTTATCTGAAAATCAATCTCCTGTGGCTGAGTGTTCTACGGCTAAGGCAGAACAGCAGTGGCGTGTGAGTTTAGCGGCTACGGAGAACTTGCTGTTGAAGACTTTAGCCACGAGTTTATCTGATGATACTCAATGTTTGGTATTAGCTGCACCTGCACCTTTATTTAGTCACCCGGAACTAAAACAACGATTACAAACGATAACTTTTACAGCTAGACCTTTTAATCCTTTGGCATTGATGCCATTTATGATGCCGTCAGAAGTGGCGCAGCATATAAATAATATAGAAACAAATACTCCCCATACTGCTACTTTTCAAGAGTCTATTTTACCTTTGTTACCGGCTGATCCTCTGGGTGCGGAACAGTTTTGTTTGATATTTACAGATAAATTTAGATTGGTTTTGGTTTTGGCGGAAGATGAGAATGGTAAGAAGGAGTTTTTGTTTTCTTTTGAATCAGCGGTTGTCCAAAGGGCTTGGGAATCTATAGGTGCTAGGGTGGTTTTAACTAATCCTGAATTGTTTGCTGATTTAGATGTGAGGGTAGGAAATTATCCTGTTGTTGCTCCAGATTATCAAGTTATAATTCAATTTAGTCAGTTATTACTACAAGAGTTAACTATTGCAACAGAAAGTAATCCAGTTACGTATACTTCATCATCTTTTTGTTCACCTACTCCACCGCCAAAATCTCCATCTCGTTCTGATGTGGAATTGCTCCAAGCTTTTGCCCATGAGGTTCGCACTCCGTTAACGACTATTCGGATGATGACGCGATTGCTATTAAAAAGGAAGGATTTGCCTGTTAATGTTATCGGTCGTTTGGAGGTTATTGATCATGAATGTACTGAGCAAATTGACCGGATGGAGTTATTATTTAAGGCGGCAGAGTTAGAGAATTTATCACAACCTTCAAAATTTGCTAATTCCCAATTGTCGCCGATGTGTTTGGATGAGGTTTTACAACAGAGTATTCCCCGTTGGCAATTGGCGGCAACTCGGCGTAATTTAACTTTAAATGTGATTTTACCGAAGCAGTTGCCGACGGTGGTTAGTAATCCGGCGATGCTGGACAGGGTGCTTACTGGTTTAATCGAGAATTTTACGCGCAGTTTACCTCCTGGTAGTTGTATTCAGGTGCAAGTAATTCCTGCTGGTGATCAGTTAAAGTTGCAATTGTCTCCTCAGTTTGATTGTCAAGATCAAGGCTACAGGACAACGCCACCAATTCGGAAGTCGTTGGGTCAATTATTGATGTTTCAGCCGGAAACAGGGGCAATTAGTTTAAATATGGCGGCAACTAAGCATTTATTTCAAGCAATTGGGGGGAAATTGATTGTGCGTCAACGTCCGCAAAATGGGGAAGTGTTGACTATTTTCTTACCTTTGGAAGTTAGAGGCATCTGAATTTATCTGTAACAAGTGATTCATTTTTGGTAGTAATTTATCTCAATTTACTATACTATAGTACAATCACATAAGAGTAATTACACAAAATAAATATCCTTAAATGTTAATATCTGTCCGTGCTATTAGTGAAGCGGAATTAAATTTAGCTATTGTTCGTAATCCACTTGTAGTGAATGTGGGTACAACTGTTATGGAAGCGATCGCTCGCATGAGTGGTGTCCGATCAGTATGTTCTGTAGACCAAACCACTGGTAGTCAATATGGTTAATGAAGTGATGACGACCAAGGTAATTTGTGCGGTTGCGGATGTTTCGGTATTAGCGATCGCTTTTTTAATGGCAGAAAACCGCGTTAGTTCCGTAATTATTGTGGAAACACAGGCATCTAAACAAGTTCACCTTGGTATTATCACTGAGCGTGATATTGTCCAGTTTCAAGCCTTAAACCTGAATGTTGCTACCTGTTTAGCAGCAGATGTCATGAGTACACCCGTTTTTTGTGTGCATGGGAATGAATCTCTGTGGGCTGTGCAGAGCGATCGCCAATCTCAAATCTCCAAACGACCAATTTTCGTTGTGTGACAGTTTAGGGTGCGGAATGTGGGATACAGAAGTCAGGAGTCAGTGAGTAGGGGCGCAAGGCCTGCGCCCATCAATCTAATGTTAGTTATTGGTTATTAATTCTTTGCTGTAAAACTTCCCTTGCCTGTTCTCTGTCGTCAAAGTGAATTTTCTCAGTCCCCAGAATTTGATAG harbors:
- a CDS encoding sensor histidine kinase; the encoded protein is MYEWILPSLKEVLSENQSPVAECSTAKAEQQWRVSLAATENLLLKTLATSLSDDTQCLVLAAPAPLFSHPELKQRLQTITFTARPFNPLALMPFMMPSEVAQHINNIETNTPHTATFQESILPLLPADPLGAEQFCLIFTDKFRLVLVLAEDENGKKEFLFSFESAVVQRAWESIGARVVLTNPELFADLDVRVGNYPVVAPDYQVIIQFSQLLLQELTIATESNPVTYTSSSFCSPTPPPKSPSRSDVELLQAFAHEVRTPLTTIRMMTRLLLKRKDLPVNVIGRLEVIDHECTEQIDRMELLFKAAELENLSQPSKFANSQLSPMCLDEVLQQSIPRWQLAATRRNLTLNVILPKQLPTVVSNPAMLDRVLTGLIENFTRSLPPGSCIQVQVIPAGDQLKLQLSPQFDCQDQGYRTTPPIRKSLGQLLMFQPETGAISLNMAATKHLFQAIGGKLIVRQRPQNGEVLTIFLPLEVRGI
- a CDS encoding cysteine hydrolase family protein; translation: MNLPTQKLGFAPNNWQVNQTFADITRPQKTPQPAILATETKTLRCDLSKAAIIVIDMQNDFCHPDGWLAHIGVDVNPARQPIAPLQQLLPQLRAAGIPIIWLNWGNRPDLLNISAGLLHVYNPTGAGVGLGDPLPSNGSQVLMQGSWAAAVVEELEQLPEDIQVDKYRMSGFWDTPLDSILRNLGITTILFAGVNADQCVLSTLCDANFLGYDCILVKDCTATTSPEYCWLATLYNVQQCFGFVTDSSAIITAINN
- a CDS encoding cupin domain-containing protein, with product MYDTRCVIPIIKSPKDYQAYRISPHDSNRLAIIFDSASANTSLTCCIEIFDVGGQTPPNRHQWAVEMFFILKGEGIAICDGKTVNIKAGDSLLVPPTGTHLIKNTGENRLYALTIMVPNEDFSELIRSGIPVELDAEDMTILGRLDSLKFF
- a CDS encoding SDR family oxidoreductase — encoded protein: MNTSENLILVVGSTGGVGQLVVSKLLEKGLPVRILTRDAEKAAKMFNNKVEIAIGDICKPSTLTAAMANITAIICCTGTTAFPSARWEFNQTPNIIELGIAAFNPQFLEDKAKNTPTKVDTQGVINLISAAPKNLNRFVFVSSCGILRKHQFPFNILNLFGVLDAKEKGEQAIINSGIPYTIIRPGRLTDGPYTSYDLNTLLKATSGGKLNIIFGTGDTISGDTSRIDVAATCVESLFYQSSVNKVFEIVNQGNRPTIIDWQNLFSQL
- a CDS encoding amidohydrolase — protein: MNFTIKNTLISVADSYVTTDVQVVDGKITAITPNLEIIDTEINGDNKLLLPGFFNAHTHSSEMWQRGVIPPLPLELWLAHLYDFTPLNTEQVYLSALGTAVETLLSGGTSVVDHLVLIPGQELETIATAVRAYQEVGIRAFIAPLIQDESLSMGIPNGESQANHEPYFRSLGETLAIMEAAVKQFHQPEAGINILVAPTGIQLCSDDLFIGCIALSNKYDLCRHTHLLETKAQEKLAEEKYGCTAVQHLQEIGFLNSCTTLAHCVWLKESDINILAQTQSTVVHNPLSNLRLGSGIAPILKYIQAGVNVTFGCDGASSNDSQDLLEAIKIGSILHNLTEPDYQYWITPRQAVKMASLGGAKGLNIEDELGSLAVGKKADLVLYDLNNLSLLPRTDPIGLLVLGRPVNVINSAWVNGKQIISNGKITTINIDELRQELFNRSHWETQPKSANVDKLAPRYRQVMGLN
- the corA gene encoding magnesium/cobalt transporter CorA → MIRKIRRVSKVINKSHDKEFFHQAGTPPGTIIVDENAEQPIIFLIDYNQTDLIHKQISYPEECLNYLDTESVSWVDVQGLGSKDILHRLGQTFDLHPLILEDIVNMVERPKIEDYEEQLVIIAHMVVPNPNNGSFYSEQVSLVLGKYYVLTVQEEPEHDCFDGVRMRIDKNKGIIRRQGSDYLAYSLLDAIIDGFFPVLELYGERIDDLEEEVIVNPSQKTLQKIYQIRRELLQLRRAIWPQRDAINSLIRDGSELISDDVRIYLRDCYDHAVQVMDIVETYRELVAGLMDVYLSAISNKMNEIMKLLTVVSSIFIPLTFIAGVYGMNFNTEKSPHNMPELNWYWGYPLCLGVMALIAMSLIYFFWRRGWLTNSVNFQKDIHR
- a CDS encoding CBS domain-containing protein, whose translation is MLISVRAISEAELNLAIVRNPLVVNVGTTVMEAIARMSGVRSVCSVDQTTGSQYG
- a CDS encoding BON domain-containing protein; this translates as MKKLIPFLVSGVLVAGMVGCQEAPKTGSETTGTSTTTPVVPAKPASDTTRIIDNSTATPTATPTTTLTATPTATSKSTTDLKTEISKKLKAVLPGNKLEVTNKDGEIILKGTATSQKEITQAETFIKAIPGVKNVKVEATVKTDKKP
- the hemE gene encoding uroporphyrinogen decarboxylase, with amino-acid sequence MGVSLTAPLLLRAARGEQVDRPPVWMMRQAGRYMKAYRDLRDKYPSFRDRSEIPEVAIEVSLQPWRAFQPDGVILFSDIVTPLPGMGIDMDIAEGKGPIIYSPIRTKQQVDQLHSLDPETALPFIKTILQALRQEVGNQSTVLGFVGAPWTLAAYAVEGKGSKTYSIIKNMAFSDPTILHQLLTKLADSIADYVRYQIDCGAQVVQMFDSWAGQLSPQDYDTFALPYQKMVFEKVKATHPDTPLILLVTGSAGLLERMPASGADIITVDWAVDMADARARLGKHVKVQGNLDPGVLFGSKEFIRDRVLDTVRKAGNWGHILNLGHGVLPETPEENVAFFFETAKNLNALV
- a CDS encoding CBS domain-containing protein, producing the protein MVNEVMTTKVICAVADVSVLAIAFLMAENRVSSVIIVETQASKQVHLGIITERDIVQFQALNLNVATCLAADVMSTPVFCVHGNESLWAVQSDRQSQISKRPIFVV